The stretch of DNA AGCAATCATCTGGCTCTCAGTGGGAAACTTGTTACTGCAAATCTCTAGACAAAAACTACCACTACGTCCATCCACTAACATAAGCCAAAACCAGAAAGAGCTTTCAAACTTCTATAATAACCCACTTAAGAAGCAGCTTTAAAGCTCTGACAGCTGAGTTATTACATCAGTGCCCTCAGGGAGCTTCAGAGACATTTCTAAATGTACTGCCCAGGCCATTGCAAGAGTGATAATAATACTGATGTCTGCAAAATGATTTATTCCAATCTGATCCCAGACACGTCTGCTGAGGCACAGATTCTGAGTATACTATGTGGTCAATCCCCCCAAAATTTAAACCTCACTTATCCATGACCTGCTGGCTTTGTCTTAAGATCTCAGACTCGGCTTCGTATTTACTGACAGAATGGTTTTGGTTAAGTTTCATCATGACCACAACAACAGCATACAGGAGCTGACATGCGATCCTCTGTTTAGTCAATACAGCTCTGTGACAATCAGCAAGGGTTAAACACCCATAAGCTCTCCGAGGTTGTGGATGTTCATGGACACAACACGAACAAGCTGATATTTACCACTTATAATATTTATCACATAAACAATCTAAGTTGAGCAATCTTAGCAACGTTTTTTTTGGAAGTTCAGTGTAAACCAAGCTACCAGTAGTTTGTGTCTAAATAAACAGGCTTGGGTGAACATACAAGCTCATTGGCACAGATAACAAAAGACAACAGCAAAAGATCATCATGTGCAGTATTATATTTGAGTTTTACATTTATCAAAATAGGATAAGGACAATCTATTTCCACCCCACTAAAATCATCACATAGTTACGTTCCAAGGCCAGCATGCTCTGAAACTACCCCTAGGGGGTGCCCGGGAAACTTCCAGTGGACGACACCCAGGAAGAATCCTGATCATATGTTcgaaccacctcaactgctGGCTCCTATGAAcagggaggagcagcagctctaacCCTAGTTTCCAAGGCTGAGCCCAGCACCTCACTGAGCGAAGTCTTTATGACAACAGGTAATGCTGGAAAAGTATTGACTAGATAGAAATTTAATAAAGAAAGCACCAACCCTGTTGCAAACTTGCATAATGCATCTTCCACATTGTATGAGAATTTGTTGTGCTGCAGATAAAAACCTGGTAGGCCTGAGGGAAAAAATAATGCTTCCAAACATATGAGGAAAATTGTGGAAACAGAGGTTAGAAACATTACCTTGAAGCTGAGAAtacagccaatgaagagcaacACCATGAGAACCAAGCAGACATTACTGAGGGCAGCAATCTCCTCTTTGTAGGGGAAGTTATCAGGCTGCATGGGAGAGTTAAATGCTGAATTAGGAGCAGAAATGATTGGAGCAGACAGTACAGGCATCTGCTGGGATACATAAACACTGACACCACTTCACtttgaagaaaaacactttgaggGGTCTTACCAGTTGCTGCAGATAGTCCTGTATCGTGTTTGGGTAAACCACTATGCTAACAGCAACCAGGGTGTTGAGAGCAAAGTCAAATATTTGGTAGCAGAAAAACGGGATGATCCAAGCAGCACGGAGCTGAAACAGAGATATTTATTGTAGTTTAGTAATTTAGGATTGGATATTTGGCCAAGAGCAGGAATGAGCTGAGCTCTTTAACAAACACTGTGGACAGCAATCCTCAAACTGGGCCACAGGGAGATTACGGTatgtttaaaatgatgaaacaggAGGGATGGCTCTTGGCTTTCATATGTGttaaaagacaacaaaaatagATGTAGTATAAGTATGCTTAGTCAACTGGCCAAGTTCTCTGAATTTCACCTTTGCAGTCAGTGTATTCTGCAGAATTGTTTCAGTATGGAAAGAAATATCACCAAAGTTGACAGTTTACCTTGTATGCACCATATGTTGCCATCCCACATATAAGAATCATCAGCAGAGAGATCGCTGAGGCAATACACATGCCTACAGGAGCAAAAAGAGCAGAGTAAGAAATACTGATTTTTATAGTCACATAAATCAGCATTTGATCTGGACAGAAGATAAATACTTCCTGCATCTGCCAGTCAGACAAGGAATTAAAGTCTACTCTGTGGCTCATTTCATGTCAGCCTGACCTCATATAAACTCAGCATAACACAACAACTACTAATCATCAGGTGATCAGTGAAACATGTGGAAGCACTGAATTTGATGGCAGAACATATCCTTGGACACATCACACTACCATATACAGTATAGCTTTGAGTCAAAGTAGGAATCGCATCTTCTCAGTCAATTAGTTTAAAGTCTACAGAGAGGGAAAGTACTTATTATTTCCCAGGTTTATTTGGCAGAATATCAGGAGGGTGGTGTCTCACAcctttggaaaaataaaatgatttaaaatcagAAATTACTTAATCCTTCCTTCCCATCCTTAAAGGtccattaaattttttttaagatggtaaagagaaaaaacagcaagCTACATTGGTCTTTTTGGACACCCAAGAtgcatttataaaaaaacaactgttttgCAATATCAAATTCTTTACAAATGGAGTAGCTTTGGATATTACTACTTATAAAACACTGGTAAGAGTCAAACAAGCTTTTCTGTGCTAGTTAAACTCTTAACCTCagatttgtatttaaaaaaagttagcAGAAATGGTCACCCATTATCTCTTAATTACAGCAGCATAGATATAGTCACAAAACCTCAAACTGGTTGATGAACACGCTCCTTCAGTTCAGTCATTATAAGTTCCTAGTTAATATAAATTGCATGACAGactttttattcatcttctctgtgtctcagcTGCTTTGTCTGCAATGGTTCAATATCAAAACTCTGTTATTTGACAGGGGAAACATCTCCATTACATAAATCATTCTATTAGTGAGATGACAGCCTTATTGAGCCTGTCACCCCACAAGCAGAGGAGGAGTCATCCATCAACAGGAGTGGAAACATACACCAAAGGGGTGCACACAAGCTGTTATCAGACTAAATGTATTTGATGGTAACAAGATTGGAAACTATCATATTTTACTGACAGTGTCTGTGGTATTCTGGTTCTCAGTCCTGTGAGGCTACATATGGGACATTTACTGTTAATAAGCCATAAGTTGTTCAGCGCAAGCCTTCTGGGCTACTTACTGACATCATCCATGACGTCCAGGTCATTAGCCAACTCAGCACTTGTCAGGTGATACTGCTCAGGATCACCAAGCGCTGTGAGCAGGATGAGTAACACCACGGCATTGATGAGCTTAGGGACAGAACACATATGGGCAGATAAACACAACAATATGGACCAACAGATGGGTGGTGTGGAACAGCAGAATGAATTACAAATCTACAGTAAAAGTTACAAAGTCCAAGCACATACATCAGCCTTTGTTTTGGTCTGGCTGGTGCAGCTCATTATGCAGATgactcatctgtcctcatctcatcTGCTGAGCAGGTGAATGCAAAGGAAAATTCTTTGCAGTCAATAGGGTGCATGACATTAAAGCAGCTACCTGAAGAGGCCCACTGCTAATTTATTCatagggagagaggaaggattTTTCCACATGTGGTGTTTGGTTCAGTTAACCCTTCCCTGTACAGTCTAATAACACTGGCTCAATAAGCAGAGATTACCTTTGATAGTTCTTTAGATTTGTCTTGTGCAAAAGTGAGagcacatatatattttttcaatgatCTGAAAAAACTCACAACATGAGCTGTttttggtatttaaaaaaaaaatatgctgatGGGGAAgaatacaaataataatcagCATAAAAATTTATACAAAtaacaaacatgtaaaaaatatatatatatctttgttTATTCACAGATCCCAGTAGAAATGTTTCTACGTCAGCTATACCTCAGCACGAAGTGTGACTAACTGCTACAAAATGGCCTTTCAATAAATAATCCAACTGTTTACTGTCAATAAGAATGTGGACGTGAACATTAGACTGTGCCTGTCTGTTCAGGCGGTGCTCACCATGTACCAGACCCCCAGGATGATGGTTCCTGTGCGGACATGgcagcacagacagcagctggtggagaaCCAGCGGTCCCACGGAGAGATCACCATCCTGTCTGCGGTGCTGACTGCGACGAGGCTCTCCCGCTGAGCTTCAACGGGCACCGACGACCACAACGCGGCTCCCTCCGACCGGAGTTACTCACCACTGAGCAGCACAGAGCACGGCTTCAAACGGCGTCACGTAAAAATGGAACGTccggtttcaaaataaaacacccgGGGATTTGtattactttacttttttttccttctagaAAATAATGTCgttttaaaggaaatgttttagTCATGAGCACCACAGGCTTAGGCCAAATTAAATATATGCAATTTTTAAGatgacagagcaaaaaaaattttattatgaTATTTAGATGATGACTAATTATGCTCTACTAATTATAATAATCAATGAAGGATCTCAACAGGAAACTTCCCATTTAATATCATGGAAGATctgttttaaacatatttaacatatttaaattaGTAAAAAGACAGTGATCATGCATagtcaatttttattttcaacaatcATTGCTAACACCTTATGGATCGTCCTGTATGTGCGCTACTCAGTACCCTTATTAGTGTAACAGGACATCTCTGTGAAGAGCCTGCAGTGTGCAATGCTGTCTTTCCTCCCATGGTGGCTGCCTTGTGCTTTGGCCTAGTTTACCAGGCCTGTGGGCACACCAACAGAAATAACAGAATGCTGTTTCAAACTTCTCATTATGTAGAAAAACCCATTTGAGTCATCTGTGGCAGGTCAAAGTCAAGTTAAGTCTTTTGTCATTGTTAGTAAAGTCCACAGCCCCTGCTAACAGAAGAACAGACAATAGACTagttcatttttgtttccaaaTAAAGGAGAACAAAGTAAAACTACTACTATTAAACTACTACTCCTATTACACCTACTTTGAAATACCTTATAATGTATAAACAAAATGTGCAAGTTTGTAATAATTGATATAACTGTCAAATATTCAACTTGGTAATAATTTTTAACAGTCTCATTACACCAGGATGACAATTATGTTCAAaacacaagacaagacaaagagaacaaactaataaaaccaaattatggttttatttcttttgttccaAGACAACAAACTTCCCTGGACAAGGgatgttcatttttcatttacagccTGGAGGAGCTCTGATAGGATTGTGGGCTGCAATCCTGCCACCTGAACCATTACACTGAATATTACAGTCTCTctgaaccctaacccttaatgTTAGCCACAGAAATCCAAATCTTTTGAATAATGGGTTTATATTCCCCCACTGTTGTACTTCCTCTGCAAATGTTTACCTCCCTCAAaatcatgttttccttttttcccccatttacAACagtaaatggggaaaaaaagctggTTGTTAAAGCACTAATTTCTTTCCttgacattttaatatttctttagATCTGACTAGTAATGTAGTTATGGGTTTTATACAATACAAAGGCTTGACCCCCAGCATTACTTTTAAGACTTTGGTTAACACTGGCCATCCTCCTGCTGATGACAAACTCTGGGGCATGTGACAGACTAGATGGGATCAAATCTAATGACATAGCCAATCATTTCTAGAAAGTTGTTGTGAAAAGGTTTAGTTTACTGTAGATATTACAGCTGATGTCTtctcagagcagttttctccTGAAGGAAACACCAACTTAATCTccagacattttgaaaaaaaaaaattaaaaaaaaaaatacccaaatATACAAAAACTGGCCTTTATTTAGTCTTTTTACATATGGCtttaccttttcttttattacaaacagtttttacaaaagGTTCTGAAGACTTTCAATTCAACCACTGGTGGAAAGTTGTGGCGTTAATGACACGGCAATGGTACAGCTACGATCAGAGGCTCCAGCTAAAAAGCAGTCACAGATAGTAAAAACAGCAAGGAAACAGTTGTtgacacactgcagcacaatgtCGGACAATGGACGAACCAGATGGACTGAGTCGATGAAATGTGGTAGTCACACATTGTAAtgcaaaacacagagcagacatGATTCCCTTTTTTGCACCTAATGATACAAATATCTCTTATGTCACAATTGCTTACACCTGACTGAGATAAAAACTGTTTGATCTCTGCACTCCTCTCCCCCTTCAGTGCTCACTGTGCCACCAGGCTCACAAATGTCAgagcaaaatataaaactgcAAAGCAAATGCCATTTTAGCATCATGGCCCAGTGCTGAGAGACCTGACGCATGTTGACTGTTCTGATTCTACGCCTTCAGAAAGTTAAACTGTTAAGCCCCCCCGTTCCCCTCAGCATCAGTTTTCTAAACATGATCAGTTTTTTCTACGTCTAACTACTACAATACAGCTCCTTCAGTTATTTGATTCAGTAGAATTAGGACAgaatcaaaaatatcaaatgcaTACTTAAGAATCATTAACACCACATCACATTAGATTGCACTGCATCTAGGTTCAGTTCTCAATGATCCACTGACTTAGACTCAATGTGTATAAAGGTTGGTTTCACTTTCCAGGTTTTAAGTTCGTCTTGAGATCCTTAGTTCAAAGTTCTTGCCACAAAAGTTTTGCATAAACAGGATAGGAAGTCTTTTGCATACAGAGATCTGCAGAGTTGACTCGATCTCATGTCTCTCTCCttgccttctttttctttgctggtTTGGGCGCTTGGATCTCCTCAGGCTTTTCTGTAACACAAAGtgtgaacacaaagaaaatcagtcATACAGCTTAGGATGGCTGAGGGTCAGCAATGTGCTATCTTATTTAATGCCTTCTTAATTGTTGCTAGTTGAAGTAGACTTCTCTCTGGCTGCCTGGCAAATAGACTTCATCCAAATCAAATAGTTGTTAGCAATAAAAATTTACCTGCTAGGGTAGACAACTGGCCTACCAGAGTTTTAATAGCAATTACTATGGTAACAAAAGTAACAATTGATTTTCAGCTTAAGGTCAGGGCTCACTTTGTTGGACTGGAGCAGGGAGACTAGTCTGCTTAGCAGCAGGCTCTCCATCAGTGAGCTTCTGTGGCACTTGTGTGACAGGGGGTTTTGGGGGTACATTTTCCTTCACTGGTTGCTCCGCTCTTGCCTACAAGGAAAAGTTCAACAGCTTGTCTTGATCATTGCAGTCAACAGAAGTGAATGGTACACGCCTTCCAATCAATTCACCCAACTGTTGATTTGTTTCAGAGCACGAGCTTGTGCCAGGTATTAGACACACTGACCTCAACAGCAGCTGTCTTAACAGGCTGGACAGCAGCAGTGCTCTCCTGACTAGGGGGCTGCTTCTTCACTGAACCCTCCTTCTCTGGCTCCTTCATGAGGACACAAAATAAACTATAAAACTAAACTGTCAAAGGCTGAACACACATCCAATGCCTTAATGCCTTAAAAAGTGCATGTGTTTCCCCACAAGCAGTTACCTGGCCAGTTGTTTCTCCCTCTTCTGcaggcttcttcttctttttcttctttttttttgttttggctgctcCATCAGAAGCAGCCTCTCCCTTCTCCTTTTCATCCTCATTTGCCTGGGATACACAAATGTATGAAACAATTGTCAAACAGAAATGTGGACGAgtccacattttttaaaaacagtggcTTAAGAGGACAGTGAAAATTTTAgtattttgagtttgaacaATTCAGATTTAcagtaaaaacaggaaaactcAGGCATGAATGTTTCTTCTCAATTGAAAATCTTACTTGGCACCATCTAGTGGTAATATAAAGTATCAAAGCACAATAGCAATGCATAGCACTGTACCTGCTTACTTTCTTGATCATTGATAATTATCTATCTGCAATGAATCAATGAACTGTACAGGTGTGCCAGGAGTCTGTAGAGGTTATACATTCTCCATAGTATTCAAAAGActcctgtgtgttttcactctgtAGAGTCACTGCTGTGAGCATCAAAATGATATACAGAAACCAGGACAGCTGCCCCCAGGCCTGAGCCCTGAGGAGTCATCAACTACgaggttatttttaaaatgtccagGCAATTCCCATAATGCTTATTTTTGCCTCAAGCCTTGACACACCAACAGATCTGATATGCAGATTAACCTTGGCAGGCTCAGGCAGTGGCTGCTCATGAGCAGGAGGGGCCTCGGGAGTGGGCTCTTCATAGTTGCCCCAAGCTTCAGAGGGAGCATTCCAGTCAGAGCTTGGGTCAACTGAACCACCATCtgaaaagaaaggggggggggaataaataaataaatcaatatataaatgaaaagaaataaatcatcaagacagtcagaaaaataattagaaGTCTGAAGCGTGTTAAGTTAGACAAAtaattattcagatttttaaaagacCCTTACTGAGCCCAGACCATGCTTCTTCCACTCTAGGCTGACTAAGCCAGTGTAGTTCATTCACAGAGTGGGGCTCTACAAGAGACAACACACAGTGACTCAACCTGCCATCTAGTGGTTCGGGCTTCTCATCACATGATCAGTTCACTGTATGCTCACCAACATCACCAACCCCCAATCCAGCAAAAGACAGCTTTAGGTCCGATGTGGGCATAGCCCTTTCAATCACAGTCCATGGCTCTGAAAAATAGTTAAATAACAATAACTTGGAAGCATCTTAAAGTGTATCAGTCACATCTGAGCCATTCTTGCTcctttaaaaagaataatatcAACAATTGACAATGCAGCTGATATAGGATTTATCAGACATGAATTGTTGAGATGCATTCAAGTTTGAAAAGATTATATCAAGATTCAACAACTAAGCAGTCAAGTAacagatgcagatttttaccACTGATCTCTGACTCCCACAGTGACACTGGCTCTCTGCTGGCTGTCCATGGGCCCGACTTCTGAGCAACATTGTGAGCAGGAATCTTGACTGCTGTTTCAGTCACACCAGCACTCACAGCTGGCACCTCTCTGTTGTTAACTACAACCAAGACAGACATACTTGATACTTTGGCCAAACAAATATAGTTCATATGGGGCAGTTCCCTCAGTCTGGTGCCATGAAATGCTTTAAGAGAGACTGAGCATGAtcttaaaatttattttttaaaaacactggtAGGCAATGTAGAGACCTTTCTACTAATTGAAGTCTATTAATTAAAGTCTAAtaatttttcttcagcttttaaCAAGATGCTGGTTTATATTTTAATTGAGCAACGTGgcatttattataattaattaagTTATGCATttgttattataataattaattataattgcTTTTAAACTTCCCAACATTGAGAACTGTAGACAGTATCTGACATCAACTCTATTTGACTCCAAAAATTGCAGAACAGAGGTAATTGTTAACAGCAGAGGATCCATTTGATGCGGAAGCTGAATTCTTTTTGCGTTTGATTCCCATGCCTGGGGCTTTTCATGccctggtttcctcccaccgtccaaagacatgcatgcatgcatgtttaggttcactggtgactgtaaactgcccgtaggtgtgagtgtaagtgtttgctcatctgtctctgtgtgatggtcctgcaatggactggtgacctgtccggggtgtactcccaccctcacccaatgtgagttgggataggctccagcacccccccgtgatccagaaacagataagtggtagaagatgattGAATTAAAGTTTtctaacattttcttttatctgctgGTTTCATAGATTGCCTATGAAATACAAGAATAGCCTCAGCAACATCGCCAAAGTCTGCTTTAAGAGTACTGGCATCCAGCTGACAGACCTGAGCTCTCTCTGGAAAAAAACAGGGGGTCCAGAAAGCTTGACAGCTTATGAATCATCCTGAGCATGTTCTCACTCACGAATTTAGTTTAATGCCTCAGGATGGTgcttacccccccccctcccaaggaaaacaaagagatattaattttcatttattacttTTGCCATTAGCCTTTAAATGTTGCTGATGGCCAAACATTGTGAGAACTATTACATGTACTTATTTATTATCTGGATGTACTATTTTACGATTGGTTGTATATTCATTGCTGCTCTTGTTCTCATACCTTACCTGTTGCACTAAGACAATCCAAATGAATGCTTTTAATGTTATGAtgattcagttgtttttgttttaatgactggctgactgaaaactgaattgCTATATGGGGTAAATAATAAAGTAGTTGGAGTTTAGTTTGAACTCTTGATTTACAActacaaaaagataaaaagttACTGCTTGAGTTGTCTCTCTGAATTGGCAATCAGAAATAAAGACTGAAGTGTTTTCTTGTGATAATTACCTCGAGATACAAAGGCCTCCACCTTCTCTGCCTTTACTTTGGTGTATTCTCCTGAGAACAAAGAATGAGAGGGTCAATATATGCCAAACCCATTCACAAGAGAGAAAAGGTAGTGCACTCTTCAGCTCTAACCAGTTCATGGAACACTCACATGAGATTCAATTCAATTCCCTTAATACTTGTTTTTTATAGTCTGTTCTGTCAACAAGAGACCCCATAAATGCAACAACAGCCCTTACAGatccctctcaccctctcttgATGCCAAATTGGGCTGTTTATCGAAGATGATCGGGCAATTTTGTGTGCATattacaaatgcacacaatacaacaacaacaacaacaatgctgtccccttctcccccctcccctccccacatcCTTCTCCCTGCATAACTGCAGACCAGGTCAGGGGAGAACTGAGGAAGCTTCACCCCAGGAAAGCGGCAGGTCCTGACAAGGTGTCCCCCCGGCTGCTTAAGACCTGCGCTGCTGAACTAGGGGAGCCACTCCAGCATGTTTTCAACCTTAGCTTACAGCTAGGGAAAGTGCCCACTTTATGGAAAACATCGTGCATCGTTC from Echeneis naucrates chromosome 6, fEcheNa1.1, whole genome shotgun sequence encodes:
- the LOC115045346 gene encoding lysosomal-associated transmembrane protein 4B, translated to MVISPWDRWFSTSCCLCCHVRTGTIILGVWYMLINAVVLLILLTALGDPEQYHLTSAELANDLDVMDDVSMCIASAISLLMILICGMATYGAYKLRAAWIIPFFCYQIFDFALNTLVAVSIVVYPNTIQDYLQQLPDNFPYKEEIAALSNVCLVLMVLLFIGCILSFKAYLISCVWNCWRYVSGRGTSEILLYVTTNDTTVLLSPYGDSASVPPKQPPPPYTTATA
- the LOC115045617 gene encoding protein LYRIC-like, with product MEQWQDAASQQVKLLTNRVNELLSKGLQLLHSELGVDLGLKPEPIPPWVILLATCIWLLVMFILWASLCWAFFKKRRVVGPVDEGTEIKRGVSKPVKSEEPKKKKKKAEKKAQPNGRAVAEPQEETIASEEIVPHHQPLPAEVKAEKALEVKKSKKKAKQAVKETKIVTADGKEPEEGTWETKVSNKERREQRKKDKSSSDGSASPGGGDTPVNNPPEHQKAPAASVAPAPANQKKKKSGSSNGEYTKVKAEKVEAFVSRVNNREVPAVSAGVTETAVKIPAHNVAQKSGPWTASREPVSLWESEISEPWTVIERAMPTSDLKLSFAGLGVGDVEPHSVNELHWLSQPRVEEAWSGLNGGSVDPSSDWNAPSEAWGNYEEPTPEAPPAHEQPLPEPAKANEDEKEKGEAASDGAAKTKKKKKKKKKPAEEGETTGQEPEKEGSVKKQPPSQESTAAVQPVKTAAVEARAEQPVKENVPPKPPVTQVPQKLTDGEPAAKQTSLPAPVQQKKPEEIQAPKPAKKKKARRET